The genomic DNA AGAGTGGCGAGGTCCACGCCGGCAACCTTGATGCCGACCGGGCTCTTGATTCCGGTAGCCAGCATGTCGATACGGTTGCGGATGGGCGGCACCCAGACATTGGTCAGTCCTGGCACTTGCACCGCGCGGTCCAAGGCTTCGATCAGCTTGTCGGGCGTCATGCCTGCGCGCCATTGTTCACGTGGTTTGAACTGGATGGTGGTCTCGAACATCTCCAGCGGCGCTGGGTCCGTGGCCGTGTCGGCACGCCCGGCCTTGCCGAAAACGCGGGCGACTTCGGGTACGGTCTTGATGAGCCGGTCAGTCTGCTGCAGCAGCATGGAAGCCTTGGAGACGGAAAGGCCTGGCAGAGCCGATGGCATGTACAGCAAGTCACCCTCGTCCAGCGCGGGCATGAACTCTCCGCCCAGGCGCAGCATGGGGATGGCCGTGAGCGCCAGCAGCACGGCGGCCACCACCAGAGTCGCCTTGGGAAACCGCAGCACTGCCTCCAGCAAGGGCCGGTAGGCCGCCATCAGGAAGCGGTTCACCGGGTTGTCGGCTTCGTGCGGGATGCGCCCTCGAATGAGGTAGCCCATCAGCACCGGCACCAGGGTCACCGACAGCCCGGCTGCGGCCGCCATCGCATAGGTCTTGGTGAATGCCAGGGGAGAGAACAGCCGGCCCTCCTGCGCTTCAAGCGAGAACACCGGCACGAACGATAACGCGATGATGAGTAGCGAGAAAAACAGTGCCGGCCCGACCTCGACAGATGCCGTCCCGACCAGTTGCCACCGCTCCTGCGTGGTCGGACGTCTGCCGTGCTGCACCTCGAACGCTTCGAGATGCTTGTGCACGTTCTCCACCATTACGATGGCGCCATCCACCATGGCCCCGATACTGATCGCGATGCCACCGAGCGACATGATGTTGGCATTGACGCCTTGCCAATGCATCACGATGAACGCCGTCAACACCCCAATGGGAAGAGCAACCACGGCCACCAGCGCCGAGCGCAAATGGAACAGGAAAATGGCGCAGACCAGCGCCACGACCAGGAACTCTTCCAGCAGCTTGGTGCGCAGGTTGTCGACGGCGCGGTCGATGAGCAAAGAACGGTCGTAGGTCGTGACGACCTCGACGCCGGCGGGAAGGCTTGGGGTGAGTGTTTCCAACTTCGCCTTGATGGCCGCTATCGTGCTGCGAGCGTTCTTGCCCGAGCGCATCACGACCACACCGCCCACGACTTCCCCTTCGCCATCCAGCTCGGCAATGCCGCGGCGCATCTCCGGGCCTATCTGCACCGTGGCCACGTCACGCAGCAACACCGGAGTCGCGCCGGAAACGGCGAGCGGGATCGTGCGGAAATCGTCCAGCGATTTCAGGAAGCCGCGCGAGCGCACCATGTACTCGGCCTCGGCCAGCTCCACCACCGAGCCGCCCGACGCCTGGTTGGCGTTCTGCAAACCCGCCACGACCATGGCCTGGGTCACGCCGAGCGCACGCATGCGATCCGGATCCAGCACCACCTGGTACTGCCGCACCATGCCACCGATGCTGGCAACTTCGGCCACGTCGGGCACGGTTTTGAGTTCGAACTTCAAAAACCAGTCGTTCAGGGCGCGCAACTGCCCGATGTCGAGCTTGCTGGTACGGTCCACCAGCGCGTACTCGTAGACCCAGCCGACACCGGTCGCGTCAGGCCCGAGCGCGGCATTAGCGCCTGGTGGCAATTTGCTCTGCACCTGGTTGAGGTACTCGACAACGCGCGAGCGTGCCCAGTAAGGGTCGGTCTTGTCGTCGAACAGCACGTAGACGAACGAATCACCGAAGAACGAATAGCCGCGAACCGTCTTGGCGCCGGGCACGCTGAGCATCGTGGTGGTCAGTGGGTAGGTCACCAGGTCTTCCACCACCTGGGGCGCTTTGCCAGGGAACGGTGTGCGGATGATGACCTGCACGTCAGACAGGTCGGGTAGCGCATCCAGGCTGGTCTTGGAAGCCGACCAAAGGCCGGCCACGATCAAGAGAACCGTCGCCATCAACACCAGAAACCGGTTGACTAGCGACCAGCGAATCAGCGCGGCGATCATGGCTTGCTACCCGCCGGCTGCTTTTGCACCGATAGCAGTTCGTAGCCCATAGCACCGCCTTCCTTGAACGCGAACTCGACCGTATCGCCCACCTGAATGTCGGCAAAAGCCTGGGGCACAGTTCGGCTGAACCCCATGGTCATCGGTGGCCATTTCAGCGAGGCGATGGGACCGTGCGAAATCGTGATGCTGTCCGGTGCCAGGTCTTCGACCTTACCTCGGCCCGTATGAACTACGCCGATGGCGGCGGGGGCCGAGGCCACGGAGGCTGGTGGCTGGGCCGGCGCCGATGTGCCCATGCCTCCCAGCACCGAACGCAAACTCGCCTCGGAGTCGATGAGGAACTGGCCGCTGGCCACGACCTGCTCGCCTTCGCTCAGCCCCTGCAGAATTTCAACGTCGTCTTCCGAATCCACGCCCAGCGACACCTCACGCGGCTCGAACGCTCCCGTCTCTCCGCGCACAATAACCACAGCGCGCTTGCCCGTGCGAATCACGGCCTCGGACGGCACCACCAGCCGGCTCGCCATGGGGCCTGCGACCTGCAGCCGCAGCAGCATGCCGGGCACCAGCTGGCCATTGCGGTTGTCGACTTCGAACCGCGCTTTCAACGTCCGCGTGCTGGTGCTGACCTCGGGCAGAATTTCTGCCAGTGCTCCATTGAAGTGTTGTGCCGCATCGGCCTGCAGCACCGCCCTGACCTTTTGTCCGCGCGCCAGACGCAGTGCCTGCGCTTCAGGAACTTCCGCCACCGCCCAGACTTTCTCCAATCCGGCGATGCGGAACAGCGTCATGCCGGGCGTCACCGCAACCCCTTCGCGAACACCCAACTCGGCCACAACGCCGCTCATGGGCGCGCTCAGTGTAAACCGTGCCTGCGCCGTGCCAGCCTCTTCGCTTTGGCGCACCAGCTCAGGAGGAATCGACAGGGCTCGCATGCGGTCGCGGGCTGCGGTGACCAGCTCGGGGGAGACACCCGCCCGCTTGAGGGCCAGCCACTCATTCTGCGGACCAAGCCAGTCGGGCGCGAAAATCGTCGCCAGCGCCTGGCCTTTGCGCACCCGCTCCATTGGCGCGCGCACCGCCAGGTGCTCTACGTAGCCAGCGACCCGCGTTTGCACGGCAGTGCTCAGGCGATCGTCGAACTGCACCGAGCCGACCGCTTCGAACGAGGCCACCACGTCGACGCGACGCACCGTGGCATAGCGGATGCCCAGGTTCTGCTGCACGGCGGCGCTGATGTTGACCCCTGACATGTTGGCGTCGCTGTCGGCATAGACCGGCACCAGCTGCATGTCCATGAAGGGGGATTTTCCCGGCTTGTCGAAGCGCTGGCCCGGGACCATGGGGTCGTGCCAGTAGAGGACCTTTCGGGCGTCCGACGCGGCTGCGGGTTCCGCCGGTCTCTGCGCGGTCTGGCGGCCCGCATAGAAAGAGCCCACTGCGACGGCCGCAGCGGCGATGAGGGCAAGGCTTGCGAAGTGGGTGGATTTCATGGGGCAGCTCCCAGGGCTAGCGGTTTGTAGGTGAGTTGGACTTGGGCCTTGGTCCAGTCACGCTGCAGGGCGAGCAGCTTGCGCTGCGCCTGGACTTCAGCGTGCCGCGCTTCGAACAGCGTCACCAAACTGGCCTGGTTGGAGCGATAGGCCGCTGTGGCCGCCGCAGTGCGTTGGGCGCTCGGCGTGAGCACAGCGTGGCGATAACGCGCGATGCGCTCCTGCAGGCTGCGCGCATCGCTGACCCCTGTGCGGTATTCGGCGGTTACGGTCCGCGTGGCTTCGGCCAGGTCGGCCTCGGCCTTGTCGACAAGCGCCCATTGGGCGGCAGTCTCGCGGTCTTGCCGTTGCGCGGGCGCGAGCTGCAGCGGAATGCTGACGCCGACCGACACCATGTCCGCATAGCCGCTGCGCTGCCCATAGGCGACCTCCCAGGTCCAGTTGGCCTGGCGGTTGGTCGCCACGACCGCCGCCGTTTTTTTTGCGACTTCGACATCGCGCCGCAACGCTTCCACCGTTGGGTGGGCTGCCACGTACGCTGCTTCAGTGGGCAGGTTCAGCGCGGGCATCGGCGTAAGTGTGTCGGCCGGAACACCCACCCAGCGCTGCAAGGTGAGCCGGGCCGCACTTTGCTGCTGCAAGACTTCAGCCGTTTCATCCGCCGCCACGCCGCGTGCCGCAGTCAGGGCTAGTACATCCTGGCTGCTACCGGCAGACGACGACAAGCGGGCACGCGAGGCTTCCCATTCCTCGTGGGCGTGGTGTTCCATCAAGGCCGTCAGTTTGGCTGCTTCGCCGGCGAAAAATGCGTCCAGATAGACCAGCGCCGTCTGCAGCCGCGTGTCCGCCACGGCCGTTTGCAGCGAGACCGCTTCGCGCTCAACGGACGCGTCAGCGGCGGCCTGGCGTGCGGCGCGCTTTTCTGGTGACAGCCATTCCTGGCTGATGCCGATGCGTTTCATCGTCATCGAGTCCCGGGTCGTGTGCAGGCGGTCGGGCCCTGTCACCGGAAGGTTGTCAACGCCGATGCGCAGGGCGGGGTCGGGAAGTTGCCCGGCGGTGCGAGCTGCTTGCGTCACGCTTTGGATGGCGGCATTGGCGGAGCGTGACGCGTCGGAGCGCTGAACGGCCAGGTTCAACGCTTCTTCCAGCGAAAGAGGCACCGCCATGGCGGCACAGGGCGCAAACGCGGTGGCCAGAGCGGCCGCACGCAGAAAAGAGAGGGACATGGGAACTCCGAGGACAAACGCGCAATGGCTGGCGAGCGGACGAGCCGCACCAGCGCCGGTTGGTCGACGGAGAGGTCAGACGCGAAGTCTGAGCGTGGAGAGGAAGACGGGGTCGGGAGGCGGTCTGGTTTCCAGTGCCGTGGCCATGGTCCATGCGGACGCGCTGCTTGCGTCCACTACCGCAGGCACCACAAGCATCTGAATGATGGCCGGCAAGGAGGGTGTGGGCACCTTGGTCCATTCAGCCGACTGAGGTGCGTTGACGCTGTAGTGATGGCACAGCACCGGTTGCTCGGTGTCCATGCCCGCGCATGGCTCGCCAGCCGCCATCATCTCGGCCATTGCTGCCGCAGCGGACTGCTGGGGGCAAACATAGTTCGCCAACGCCAGCTGATAGAACAGCAACGACAAGACCATGAAGGTCAAAAGGCGGTGAATAGATCTGCTGCGCGGCATGATGTGTTGCAAGAGTTTAACTCTGCGCTTCAAACAGCCAGAACTTCGTCCCGTATGAGTAACGCTGCCGGATGCGATGCAGTAGCGCCCACTTCAACGCATTCCAAGCAATGCACCGAATGGCCACACTGGATCACCCCGGTTCTTGAAAGGTCCCCAACTCTTGAGAAGATGAAGCGGTGTGAACCTCCCCGGCTTTGAACTGAATCGCACCGGTGCGATTCAGTGCCGTGGAAAGCGGTGATCGAGCAGCAGTTGGGAAAGCAGGTTGCCGCGACAGTGCGCGACGGTGGAGTGTCATGGGAAATTGGACGGCGGCCTGGGCTGTCGCGAGGTTAGTCAGGCCGCCGCCAGCGATCTCACATAAGGGATTCAACATGATCCGCTGCAATCCCGACTAAGGGCGATCAACCCGGGTAGTAGAGACGCTGACGCGCGTCGCGTTCGGCAGGTGACTCGTTCAGCATTTCGTTGATCACTTGCTGACGAGTTTTCCCTGGGCCCACATTAGGCACAGGCATGGGGTAGTTGCTCTCGCCATAAGACAGGCGTCCTTGCTGCATAGCAGCCTTGGTTTCCGCGATAACCTGCTGTCGCGTCTTCTCGCTCTTGAAGTGTTCCTGGTGAACGATTATTCCCTTTTCATTGTTGGCAGGATGCTCGTACGCTGCCGAAGCCATCCCTGGAAGGCCCAGAACAACCACTGCGGTTGCGGCTGCGATGATGGAAGAAAAGGTGAGGCGTTGTTGGGTCATGATTGAAGCTCCTAACGAAGGTGGATGGAATTTGCATCTCTCATGCCTGGGTCGGGCGTTGAGGTGATGTGTTCATCTTAGGGAGCGCAACCCAACAGAATCTGGACCGCCCGATGACAATGTTGTCAGCTTGATGGTAGTGAGCCCCGGTGAGGAAACACCAAGGAGAAGCAGGTTAGCCCGTGGCCCGACGTCGCCGTGACACGGCCGCCGTGGGCTTGTGCGATGGCGCGTGTGATGGCCAGGCCCAGCCCGGAGCCATCGGAGTCCGGATGAGCCCTGGAAGCATCGGCGCGGTAGAAGCGGTCGAACAGCCGGGGCAGGATCTTGGCATCAATGTCGGCCCCAGTGTTCTCCACGGCCACTGTCGTGGTTTGTGCCGTGCTGGTGATACGGATGGTGATGACGCCGGCCTCGGGCGTGTAACGCGCAGCATTGGACAGCAGGTTGCTCACCGCACGGCGGAACATCAGGCGATCGCCTTCGACCTCGCCGTCACCTTCCAGCTGGAGCCGGATGCGTTTTTCCTCGGCAACTGCCTCATAAAACTCCAGCAACGCCAGCGCGTCCTGCCGGGCGGAAAACCGCTCCTTGTGCGGCAGATCCACGCCGCGCTCGGTCTTGGCCAAGAACAGCATGTCCGACACCATGCGTGCCAAACGCTGAAATTCCTCGGCATTGGAAGCCAGGATGTCGCGATACTTTGCGGCATCGCGCTTGGTCACCAACGCCACCTGTGTCTGCGTCAGCAGATTGCTGATGGGGGTCCGCAACTCATGAGCCAGGTCCGACGAGAAGTCGGTCAGGCGCCGAAAGTCCTCCTGCAGGCGATCCAGCATACGGTTCAGCTCTTGCGCCAGGTCGGCCATTTCCACCGGCACGGCCTCAACTGGCATGCGCTCGGATAACTTCTGGCCTGTGACCACCGCTGCGCGAGACTTCATTTCACGCAGAGGTGCCAGTCCTTGGCGTGCTGCGAGCCAGGATAGTAGACCGCACACGATGATGGCTGCGATCACGTAGAACGTCAGACTGCTGCGCAGCCCATTGAGGAATTGGGTATGGTGTTTTGTATCCGCTGCTATCAAAACCTGCAACGCTGATGCGGAGTAAGCCGGGGCAGTTCCAAAGCTCAATGTGTGGAACTCGATATCCTGGTGACGCCAAACCCCGAAAATACTCTTCTCCTCGGTGCTCAGGACATCGCCGCTTTGCACATTGAGGTTGGATGCTGAAGATTGAAAAACGGTCTCTCCCGGGGTGTTCTGCACTAGGACATAGAGATCATGGTGATAGTTCAAAGCTTCGCTCAAGCGCAAGCTTGCGTCGTTCACTGAGTTTGCATTGTTAAGAATTTCCTCGATCAAATGCCGCTTTTCCTGCAGAGCCATCCGGTCCATTTCGACGAAATGCTGCTCAATTTCCACCAGAAAAAGACCTCCCAACCCAAGCACCACTAAAGCGGCCACGACGGTAAAAAAAAGGGTTAAACGGCGGGTCAGCGAAAGCTTGCCCAAACGCAATTTCGACTCCACCTATTCCTCCTCTGGCACGTCCAGCACATAGCCCATGCCGCGCACGGTCTGGATGAGCTTGACTGGTTGCCCGTCATCAATCTTCACGCGCAGGCGTCGCATCGCCACTTCGATGACGTTGGTGTCGCTGTCAAAGTTCATGTCCCACACCTGCGATGCGATCAGGGAACGTGGCAGCACTTCACCGTGACGGCGCATCAGCAGCTCCAGCAGACCGAACTCCTTGGCGGTCAGGTCCACACGCTTGTGATTTCTGGAAACGCGGCGGCGCAGCAAATCCAGTTCCAGGTCGGCCACTCGCAGCACGGTGCTCTCGTTGCCAGGGTGGCCGCGCCGCAGAATGATCCGCACCCTCGCCAGTAACTCGGCAAACGAGAACGGCTTGACAAGGTAGTCGTCGGCCCCGAGTTCCAGTCCTTTGACACGATCTTCCACTTGATCACGGGCAGTCAGGAACAGGACGGGCATTCCCATCCCCCGGTCACGAAGGGATTGCAGCACTTGCCAGCCATTCAGGCCAGGCAGCATGACATCCAGGATCAGCAAGTCATATTCGCCCTGCAGGGCCATATGCAGGCCGTCCGCGCCGTTGGCCACGAGGTCGGAAATGTATCCGGCTTCTGTCAACCCCTGGCGCAGATACTCACCCGTTTTGGGCTCGTCTTCGACGATCAATATTTTCACGTATGGGCTCCGTTCAATGCGTTGGCCAGAGTTTGCCAAGTTTGAGGCGTTCTGACATGTAGATAACAACAATGTAATTTTCATAACACCTGAATGAAAGGGAGATCTCTTCAGAATCTCTCCATATCGTGAGATCAAAAATTCTTCTAGAGGAGACCATGGTCACTTCCAATTACCTGCCGCCCTTCAGGGCTCTGTTGTCTTCGACATTCGTGTTGTTTGTGGGGGCGGCTTTCGCACAAGCTCCAGCAGATACCGCGGCGCCCAAGTCATCGCCGCTGACGACGCTGCAGTATTCGTCCCCTATCGGGGCTTACCAAGCCTATGCGGATCAACCGGTGCAGTCTTGGCGCGAAGCCAATGATCGCGTGGGCCAGATTGGGGGCTGGCGCACCTATGCCAAGGAAATCAAGATGAGTGATCCCGCGTCAGACAAAAATAGTCCCGCCAGCGACCCACATTCTGGCCATCATGGGGGAGACAA from Comamonas antarctica includes the following:
- a CDS encoding efflux RND transporter permease subunit; protein product: MIAALIRWSLVNRFLVLMATVLLIVAGLWSASKTSLDALPDLSDVQVIIRTPFPGKAPQVVEDLVTYPLTTTMLSVPGAKTVRGYSFFGDSFVYVLFDDKTDPYWARSRVVEYLNQVQSKLPPGANAALGPDATGVGWVYEYALVDRTSKLDIGQLRALNDWFLKFELKTVPDVAEVASIGGMVRQYQVVLDPDRMRALGVTQAMVVAGLQNANQASGGSVVELAEAEYMVRSRGFLKSLDDFRTIPLAVSGATPVLLRDVATVQIGPEMRRGIAELDGEGEVVGGVVVMRSGKNARSTIAAIKAKLETLTPSLPAGVEVVTTYDRSLLIDRAVDNLRTKLLEEFLVVALVCAIFLFHLRSALVAVVALPIGVLTAFIVMHWQGVNANIMSLGGIAISIGAMVDGAIVMVENVHKHLEAFEVQHGRRPTTQERWQLVGTASVEVGPALFFSLLIIALSFVPVFSLEAQEGRLFSPLAFTKTYAMAAAAGLSVTLVPVLMGYLIRGRIPHEADNPVNRFLMAAYRPLLEAVLRFPKATLVVAAVLLALTAIPMLRLGGEFMPALDEGDLLYMPSALPGLSVSKASMLLQQTDRLIKTVPEVARVFGKAGRADTATDPAPLEMFETTIQFKPREQWRAGMTPDKLIEALDRAVQVPGLTNVWVPPIRNRIDMLATGIKSPVGIKVAGVDLATLDRLSTQIEATVKNVPGVSSALAERLTGGRYIDVDVDRPAAARYGLSVADVQAIVSTAVGGDNVGEIILGRERYPINVRYPREIRDSLQRLRELPFVTDKGAQLLLQDVAKITITDGPPMLRSENARLSGWIYVDVRGRDLRSVVNDMQAAVVSTVAMPAGYAVSWSGQFEYLERAIARLKLVIPVTLALIFVLLYLLLRSFGDAALVMTAVPFSLIGGFWLVWAMGHSVSVATAVGFIALAGVAAEFGVVMLVYLKNALARRLAAGEPMSEETLLAAIREGAVLRVRPKAMTVAVVMAGLLPILWGSGTGSEVMTRIAAPMVGGMVTAPLLSMLVMPAAWYLMHRWPKPHPAEKPPGPFKPAAAQDSSTSDVLPSALERNP
- a CDS encoding efflux RND transporter periplasmic adaptor subunit encodes the protein MKSTHFASLALIAAAAVAVGSFYAGRQTAQRPAEPAAASDARKVLYWHDPMVPGQRFDKPGKSPFMDMQLVPVYADSDANMSGVNISAAVQQNLGIRYATVRRVDVVASFEAVGSVQFDDRLSTAVQTRVAGYVEHLAVRAPMERVRKGQALATIFAPDWLGPQNEWLALKRAGVSPELVTAARDRMRALSIPPELVRQSEEAGTAQARFTLSAPMSGVVAELGVREGVAVTPGMTLFRIAGLEKVWAVAEVPEAQALRLARGQKVRAVLQADAAQHFNGALAEILPEVSTSTRTLKARFEVDNRNGQLVPGMLLRLQVAGPMASRLVVPSEAVIRTGKRAVVIVRGETGAFEPREVSLGVDSEDDVEILQGLSEGEQVVASGQFLIDSEASLRSVLGGMGTSAPAQPPASVASAPAAIGVVHTGRGKVEDLAPDSITISHGPIASLKWPPMTMGFSRTVPQAFADIQVGDTVEFAFKEGGAMGYELLSVQKQPAGSKP
- a CDS encoding TolC family protein, with amino-acid sequence MSLSFLRAAALATAFAPCAAMAVPLSLEEALNLAVQRSDASRSANAAIQSVTQAARTAGQLPDPALRIGVDNLPVTGPDRLHTTRDSMTMKRIGISQEWLSPEKRAARQAAADASVEREAVSLQTAVADTRLQTALVYLDAFFAGEAAKLTALMEHHAHEEWEASRARLSSSAGSSQDVLALTAARGVAADETAEVLQQQSAARLTLQRWVGVPADTLTPMPALNLPTEAAYVAAHPTVEALRRDVEVAKKTAAVVATNRQANWTWEVAYGQRSGYADMVSVGVSIPLQLAPAQRQDRETAAQWALVDKAEADLAEATRTVTAEYRTGVSDARSLQERIARYRHAVLTPSAQRTAAATAAYRSNQASLVTLFEARHAEVQAQRKLLALQRDWTKAQVQLTYKPLALGAAP
- a CDS encoding DUF4148 domain-containing protein; this translates as MTQQRLTFSSIIAAATAVVVLGLPGMASAAYEHPANNEKGIIVHQEHFKSEKTRQQVIAETKAAMQQGRLSYGESNYPMPVPNVGPGKTRQQVINEMLNESPAERDARQRLYYPG
- a CDS encoding heavy metal sensor histidine kinase encodes the protein MESKLRLGKLSLTRRLTLFFTVVAALVVLGLGGLFLVEIEQHFVEMDRMALQEKRHLIEEILNNANSVNDASLRLSEALNYHHDLYVLVQNTPGETVFQSSASNLNVQSGDVLSTEEKSIFGVWRHQDIEFHTLSFGTAPAYSASALQVLIAADTKHHTQFLNGLRSSLTFYVIAAIIVCGLLSWLAARQGLAPLREMKSRAAVVTGQKLSERMPVEAVPVEMADLAQELNRMLDRLQEDFRRLTDFSSDLAHELRTPISNLLTQTQVALVTKRDAAKYRDILASNAEEFQRLARMVSDMLFLAKTERGVDLPHKERFSARQDALALLEFYEAVAEEKRIRLQLEGDGEVEGDRLMFRRAVSNLLSNAARYTPEAGVITIRITSTAQTTTVAVENTGADIDAKILPRLFDRFYRADASRAHPDSDGSGLGLAITRAIAQAHGGRVTATSGHGLTCFSLVFPHRGSLPSS
- a CDS encoding heavy metal response regulator transcription factor; amino-acid sequence: MKILIVEDEPKTGEYLRQGLTEAGYISDLVANGADGLHMALQGEYDLLILDVMLPGLNGWQVLQSLRDRGMGMPVLFLTARDQVEDRVKGLELGADDYLVKPFSFAELLARVRIILRRGHPGNESTVLRVADLELDLLRRRVSRNHKRVDLTAKEFGLLELLMRRHGEVLPRSLIASQVWDMNFDSDTNVIEVAMRRLRVKIDDGQPVKLIQTVRGMGYVLDVPEEE